gcaatctgctataagtcagaattcacctgtgctgggcagcagtggcatgagagagaatcgagagtggagactcgagtttactgcacggaaggagataATGGTAAACCAcgcccatatttttaccaagaaaactctttggacacactaccagaacgatttcagatggaggtggggcgttggggaagagatgtgtctgcggcgtcgctacgggtcggagacgactcgacggcataagacaggactgtatcatttatgcacttgagtctgtacccactaagcactttggtatgtACTCCACCCCTAGcccacacaacacttatgtacaaagctTCATTTTAGGTTGCTTTCCCTACCcgaataattcattttagtgtctttctccactcTCCGGCCCTCCTGCCCATAcatagattctaaactccttgagggcagagatcgtgttgaCTTACTGGAGTAAGTAAATAAGTAagcctcctccccctgactttctcatcactgcagacagcaacactatccttcccgtctcacaagtccatactcTTGGAacgatccttgactcctctccttcgttcaacccacatattcgatctatcactaaatcctgtctgttcaaccttcacgatctcgctagaatctgctctttcctctccatccaaactgctaccatgttcatccaagcacttggcctattctgccttgatcagtgtatcaacttccttgctgacctcccagcctcctgtctctcccactccggtCCAGACTAAACTCTGCTatccggatcatttctctacaaaaacgttcagtccgtgcttcctcctcaagaacatccactgTTGGCTCATCCATTTCTGCacggaacagaaactccttacgatcGGCTTAAAAGCACCCaacttacctcctcctacctctaccTTGCtggtctcctgctacaacccagcccacaagcttcattcctctaatgccaacctgctcactgtacctcaatcttctctatctcaccagtgacctctcacccacgtcctgcctctggcctggaacgccctgtcTTCTCATctgacctctccccaccttcaaagccatatttaatcaattgtatttactgagcatttactacgtacagagcagcgtattaagcacttgggaaagcactggACAAcgcaattagcagacacgttccctgccctctgcaATCTTATAGTccaaaggcatatctcctccaagaggccttccgtgactaagtgctcatttccttttccccactcccttctgtgtcaccctgatttactctccttattcatccctccctcagctccgcgggacttatgtacatatccgtaatttattcatttatttatattaatgtctgtctcccccctccttgtgggcagggaatatgtctggtatattattctactgtactcttggcaaacacttaatatagagctctgcacactgtaggtgctcattaaatactattgattgactgactgattgattgctttgtgaATTagagctctccctcttcattccaggttgcttcaattaatcaatcagtcaatggtatatgCTGAGTGCTTGCTACGGGCAGAGCAATACACTCAGTGCttcggagagaacaatataatagaattggcagacacaatctctgccctcaaggacctcgcAATTTAGTGGGGCAATTGGCACTGGCATTCACTCGACAGTCCACACTgaatctctctctcgctctctctctctcataaacACACGCACTCACTAGACGCAGATGCACACACATGTGcacgcacatgcacacatacacacacacacccccacacaaatGCTGACATTCAATCCCTCCAGGCTCCCAGCTGGAGCTGGCCCCTGAGCCTTGTCAGGCTGGGGGTGCAAGTTTGGGAGCTGGGGTGTATGTTTCCCTCCCCCAGACGACTGGTTGGGAGAGGCTGCCCACTGGTTGTTCAGAGATGTCTGGACAGGCCCATGGCGATGCCCAgtgaatgcctcagtttcctcatctgtaaattgggggttcaatacctgttctccctcctacttaagactgtgaactccatgtggacggggattgtgtccgacctaattaactcgtacctaccccggcacttagaatggtgtttgacgtataataagtgcttaacaagtaccataaaacaaaaaataaaggaccaggattctacaGCTATTGGAAGAAGAAGGGACTGCACCCTGCAGCCCAGGCAAAGCAGGGCACTGGGATGGCACACAGGGAGCTTCCCTCCTCTGGCTGGAGTCCTGGCCCACTTCCATCCTCTGTGCCAGGAAGTCCACCAAAGACTTTTTCTGGGATCTAACACAAACCCAGAGCTCTTGTCCCCACTGATGCCCAGCCAGcactgggagggagttccactccTGACACTGATCCATGCCCTGGGCCCCCAGATTCCTCCAACCCCactcacctccttcccctttctcatctcccttcttcctcccctccaccttttcTCCTCAGTCTCCTTCCTAACCGCAGCCTGCGGGAGCCCATCCTGTGCTTGCCTCCCAGACTACACACAATCCTGCTTCTCTCTCATAGAAGAGCCCTTCCCGCTACCAAGACCGCCCCCGGCTTCCTAGTTGGTTTCTGTGTGTGTGGTTGTTGTtgcttttatagtatttgtcaagtgcctactacctgccaggcactgtactgagcgctggggtagatacaagctaatcgagttggacgcagtccttgtcccatcataatcctcattttacagatgaggtaactgaggcacagaaaagtgaagtgacttgccaaaggtcacgtagcagagaagtggtggagctgggatcaaaacccaggtctttctgactccgaggtccatgctctttcttccaTGCCACGCTGGTTCCTCTCCTTGACTCATCACCCCGTCCCCTTTTACCCTGCACCCTggctctctgcttctctggtctgcCCAGCATCAGCATCACCATCCCAGTTACCAGCAGCATCTACAGGGTGCATCTACCAAGCGCTGAGCTCTGTACCGTGTGAGGGTGTGGAGTGGGGACGCTTGTCGATTTGGCAGATAACACACCGAGCTGCTTTAGAGGCCCCCCTAACCCAGCTCTCCACCCTCAGCTgcccagtacacacacacacagcccctagATACTGACGCAAGCAGACCCAAATACGCATATGCCTAGATGCTCTCCCACCCAAGCACGCACAGACTCACACAAGAAGAGGGTGCCGGGGCGAGGCGGACTACTGGGGTTATGCCTGCCTCGGACCCCGACTTCCCAGTTTCCGCTGGAAAGGTCTCTGGCGGACAGGCaaagtgggctagtggatagagtgccggcctgggagtcagcaggacctgagttctaatccccgctcctccgcgaatctgccgtgtgaccttgagcaggttacttcacttctctgtgcatcggttccctcatctgcagaatgggagttaagaccgcgagtcccatggggggcgtggattgtgtccaacctgattacctcgtgtctaccccagcgcttagcacagagctggcACAcggcgcttaagaaacaccattaaaaaacccgAAGAGAAGCCGGTGTttccggaggggccggggcagggtgaAGGGGCCAGGGGTCCGGgctggccgcccccccccccccccgggacccccgcatCCCCCCGGCCCTGCGGCCTCTTTGTAtgtcggggcggggggaagcgggCGGGCTTCCACCGTGAGTATCTTGGATACTTGGCGGGGCTTTGGGGGTGGAAGCTAATTGCTAAtaatggagagaaaggagtcagccAGCATGGCAGGGGCGGCCTGGCATATGGGGAACGAGACCTCCGAAACGTTCAATATTCAGGTTTCCAAAATATTAATGAGATTAAAGCAACCTGCAGCTCGCCGGCCCAGCTTGTTAACGGGACGGGAGAGCGCGGCCTGCCAGCCGCTTCTTATGCAAACTCCACGGCGGCGTTTCTGCGGATGGAAAACGGGGGGTctggggggcctggggggagggggcaactcCCGACCGGAGGGGCGAGAGAGGGCcgagagacaagagggagggcaaggagagggggtggaaaagatggaaagggatgggggagaggagggagagagagagagaagggggcagggaaggcggggaggagtggaggcaggggagaggggaaggaggtggggaagagacgagagaggagcaaagtgggggagaggaagggagaggggaacaggttcaaggagaggagagagaggtgcagggtggaggagaagaagggagagaggcgcAGGGTGCGGGAGAGAGGAACAGgtccagggagagaaggggagagaggggcggggtggaagagaggaaggcagacaggagcagggtggggaagaagaggggagagaggggcagggttggggagagaggaacagttttgaggagaggagaggaggggagagtggtgcagggtggaagagaggaagggaaaggggagcaggatggggaagaagaggggagagaggggcagcgttggagagaaagagaggttcgaggagaggaggggagagaggtgcaaggtggaaaggaagggagacaggagCAAGGTTGGGGAGACaggagcgaggtgagggagaggaagggagacgggagcgggggcgggggagaagacgggagagggagagaggaacagattcagggagaggaggggagagcggggcgggggggaggggggggaagagagaaagggaaacaggtgcggggtggggaagaagaggggagagagaggtagggttgaggaggaagagaggttcgAGGTGAGGAGCGGAGACGGGTGCAAGTCggaaaggaagggagacaggagcagggttggggagagaggagcgaggtgagggatggagagaggaggaggaggaagatggagagagtgcgcggggagaggtagaaggggtgggcaggtgaaggggagggaaggggaaagggagcaggcaGAGGGCTGATTGGGCCTGGGCCGCAATCCAGCCCGGGGCCGGGCTGCCCGGCGGAGGCGGCCGCCGTGCCTGCGCCCTGGTGCCCGTCCCCtcgtgccccccccccaccccacccccggaccgGCCGAGGgatgcccggcccctccccgggacaCCCCGAgggacacccccaccccagcacacagtccctgtctctgtccgtctctctttctctggttgGGTGCCGCCGTCTCTCTCtggccgtctctctctctctctccgtctctgcagcCTCTGGTTGGCTCCAgccgtctgtctctgcctctccccgtcTCTGGGTGACTATCTCTGACTCTGGTCTATCTCTGCccgtctttctgtctctgtctctgcttggCTGCCGACCtctgtctctgtccatctctctgtcCGTCTGAATCCGTCTCTGCTTTGGCTGCCGACCtctgtctctgtccatctctctgtccgtctgtctctgtccctggctgccctctgtctctgtccatctctctgtccgtctgtctctgtctctgatgGACAGAGACAGAGGTCGGCAGCCAAAcactctgtccgtctgtctctggCTGCCGACGTCtgtctctgtccgtctctctgtctctggttgACTATCTCTGACTCTggtctatctctgtctctggTTGACTGCCggtcgtctctctctgtctctctgtccatctgtctctttctctggttgtctgtccctctctctctctctctgtgtctctgtcgccgtctgtctccctctgtccatCTCTCGGTCTCTCCCGTCTGTCTCTGGTTGACTGCCGGtcgtctctctctgtccttcccgatctctgcctgcctgtctctgtcgtgggctgcccccttccccctgtctctccccgtctccctgccTGCTATCTCTGCCATCTACGCGTCTCTGTCTCTGTGGCTGTCCGTCTGGCTGGCCGCTCCCGTCTCCGTCCGCCTCTGTCTGATGGGGCTGGTCGCGATGTAgctgagaagcggcctggcctgggagtcagaggacgtgggttctaatcccgcctcggccacgtctctgctgtgggacctggggaaagccccttcgcttctctgtgcctcagtttccgcatctgtaaaatggggatgaagcctgcgagcccccaGCTGGGACAAGCTGcttagctggtacctaccccagcgtttagagcggtgcttggcgcgtagtaatcactcgacagataccatcgtcatcattgctatcattattattattattattaagaataataaatgtgggtgggtgggtggttggAACGTGACCCCGAGCACTCCCCGCGCCCAGGTCGGCCGGAGCAGCGAGCGGGTCCTGTCGACTGGTCCTGTCCCGGCCGAGGGATGCGGGACGGGGATGCCCGGGGACCCAGTGATGCCCGAGGCTGCCCCGGAGTGGGCACCGGGGGTGgttggcagggggtgagggggtgaggaggtgagggggggggggggggtggtcctcaGGCAGGAGGTGATGGGCGCAGGGGCGATGGGTGACGGCGTGGCCGCGGGGGGTTGGTCctgcccggcggggccgggctgcTGCTGTGGAGGTCGCCCTCTCTGCTCTGACCGACCCTGACCCCAACCCCGACCCCCGGGGTGGGGCTCTCACTCATTCGCTCGTACTTATTCAACGCCTACTGCGGGcaggggaccgtactaagcgctttcccgagaagcagcacggcctggtggccagagcccggccgccagaaggccacgggttctaatccgcggtttgtccgctgcgcgaccttgggctgccgacttctctgggcctcagttccctcctctgtaaaagggggacggagactgcgagccccgggcgggacggggccggCGTCCGACTCCATTGGCTTGGGCCCGCCCCGACgcctagtacggcgcctggccccctagtaagcgcttaacaaataccagaaccatctctcctctttctccgccTCGTCCTCCGCGGCCGCTCTTGGGCTTCTGCCCGTTGGCCCGAGCAAGGCCCGGTCTCGCCCTCCGCGGCTTCGGGGTTTTCGTTGAGGGGGGAGAACCCCCCCTCCGAAATTCGTTGCGGAGGCTCCCGCACTTCCCCAGAGGCGGCCTTTCGTTGCCGCACGCCTTTCCCCGCGAAGACATCGGCCGGGACACAAGGCACCACGGGCTCCTTTCCCACCTTTATTGCCATCCTCGCCCAGGAAAACACGCCGACTCCGCTAAATTAAAAATAAACGGCtctgatagaaaaaaaaaaccagtacaaaaagaaccccaaaacgggggggaaaaaaaaaggtgtgtgggggggggaggggggtggtagaaACGGTAGCAAACACTCCATAATAAATACCTGTCCTAACGTCAACGGAGCCAAAGAGAACAAAACGAAATCTTTCgtcccggggggttggggggggatctTTTGGTGTTTCTGTCTTCTCCGGGGGGCCGGGGTACGGGCCCCGGGCGTGTGCGGGGTTTGGCGGGTGGGGGGGCACCccggatggagggggaggggggagaaggcggCATCCCGTTTCCCCGGCGACGGGGGGAGGTGCgggatgcggggggaggggggtcggcaTCTCTgtccggcccggccggcccgggggcgTCCACTAGCTGGCCTCGTCCGAGTCGCTGTAGTGGGAGCGGGGGGAGAACTCCCCGTCGCTGCGGTGGGAGCGCGGGGAGGCCTTGCGGCCGCCGTCGGGGCCGGGCTGCAGCAGGGTCCCGGCCAGCGCCTTCTGCGCCACCATGGCCCCCAGGGCCCGCTCGTCGAAGGGGGCGAAGTGCAGAGCGTCTAGCGGCAGGGGGAAGCCCcccgcgggggccccggggaAACGCGtcctgcccggcccggccgggggtcccgggggcagcGGCGGCAGGACCGAtcccgggaggagcccgggctccgCGTCCCCGACGGGagccgcggcgggggcgggggccgggccgggggcggcggcggcgggggcgggcgcggccGCCTCGGGCCCCCGCAGCAGGTCGGACAGCGCGTTGATGTAGATCTGGGCCATCTGCAGCGTCTCGTACTTGGACAGCTTCTTGTCGTTGTTGAAGGACGGGATGACGTCCCGCAGCTGGTCGAAGGCGTGGTTGAGCCCGTGCATCCGTCGGCGCTCGCGGGCGTTGGCGGCCAGGCGCCGCTGCTTCTGcaccccgggggcggcgggggcggcgggggcggcggcggggccggcggcgggggcggcggcgggggcggcggcggggccggcgggagccTCGAACGCCGCTCCGGCCCTGGCGCGGCCCggttcccggccccgccgccggggggcGTCGCCGTCGGGGCGGGGCTGCGGGGGGCCCGGCCAGGGGTAGGCCGGGGCCCAGGCCcccgcgggcggcgggcgggacaTGGCTGGCTCGGCCGCCCCGGCTGGCGGCCGCCGACCCGTCTCCGGTTGCCCAAGGCGCCGCGGCCCTTTAAGGAGCGGCACGcgccgccggcccgccgcccctccccccgccccggccctcgtgccgcgcccgccccctcctcgcGCCGGTCGCGTGGCGCCTCGGCCAATGGGCGGCGCCGCCCGGCGCGTGCGAGGAGCCAATCGGAGcccgcccggctccctcccctccctccccccccctcgaaactggccccgcgcgcgcgcgcgggcgggCGGACCGGCGGGCCGGCGCGCGCGCCCccaactttttctttctttctttctttctttctttctttctttctttctttctttctttctttctttctttcttctttcttttctttctttctttctttctttctttctttctttctttctttctttcttcctccctccccttccttctctttcttcccttcctttcgccttctcttctttcttttctctctatccttcttttcccttttttctttctttctttccttcctcctttctttagttttctttccgtctctccttgtctttcttgccttcttttcttttctttcctttcttttctttcctttctttctctttcttcccttcttttcgccttctgttctttcttttctctctatccttcttttcccttttttctttctttccttcctcctttctttagttttctttccgtctctctcttcttgtctttcttgccttcttttcttcctttcttttctttcctttctttctctttcttcccttctttttgccttctcttctttcttttctctctatccttcttttcccttttttctttctttccttcttcctttctttagttttctttccgtctctctcttcttttctttctttgccttccttcctccctttctctttcttcccttctttttcttttctttctttcttttccttccctcctctctttctcttttttccctttctttttctttctgttctttctttcttccttcttttttcctttcttcttttctttcttttccttccttcctctctttctctttcttcccttctttcttcttttctctctttcttttctttctttttcttctctctttttttcttttcattcttttccatccttcctttctttctttctttttcttcccttcttgtttcctttctgttctttctttctgttctttctttttccttttctttctaatctttcttttcccttttttctctctctccttcttcctttctttcattttctttctttctctcttttctttttttcttttcttcctttctttttatttccttcctctctttctctttcttcccttcttttttcctttctgttctttcttttttcttttcttgctatctttcccctttctctttctttccttcttcctttctttcgttttctttatttctctcttttcttttttcatttctttctttccttcttcctcctttctttttccattttctttctttttttctttcctcctttcctttttcctttatttcttttttctttcttttcctttctgtccttcttcttcctttcttcctttttctttctttgtttttctttctcttcctttctttccttctttctttccttcttcctttctttcttttcttccttttttctttctttgtttttctttcttttccttcctttcatctttctttctttccttctttccttcttccttttacctccccgctctccttccaaccccccacccccccgcctttTTTCTTTCAAGTCTCCAAATTCATATGTTAATCGAAGGGCCGTTACTGCCGCCCGAACTCCCGCGGAGCGAAGAACGGCTCCCGCCTCGCCATTCGATcagatttatgatgatgatgatgatgataataataacaataataataataataataatggtgtttgttcattcaacagtatttattgagcgcttactctgtgcagagcactggactaagcgcttggaatggacaattcggcaacagatagagacagtccctgcccagcaacgggctctcagtctagaaggagggagacagacaacaaaacaaaacaaggagtcgggagtcaataccatcgaaatagataagtagaatcaccgattatattaagcgctgactatgtgccaaacactgtatcgagtgggcagagcactgagacAGTACAGTACAGACTCGCCTCCCGCCCCTTTCGCCCTTCCCGCGTCCCcgcttcattactattattaataataataatgaaaaatcgtattattgagcgcttacagtgtgcggagcactgtagtgagcgcttgcgAAAATACACTACAGACTCGCGTTCCTTCCCTTTCGCCCTTCC
The window above is part of the Ornithorhynchus anatinus isolate Pmale09 chromosome 12, mOrnAna1.pri.v4, whole genome shotgun sequence genome. Proteins encoded here:
- the ATOH1 gene encoding protein atonal homolog 1, with translation AAPAAPGVQKQRRLAANARERRRMHGLNHAFDQLRDVIPSFNNDKKLSKYETLQMAQIYINALSDLLRGPEAAAPAPAAAAPGPAPAPAAAPVGDAEPGLLPGSVLPPLPPGPPAGPGRTRFPGAPAGGFPLPLDALHFAPFDERALGAMVAQKALAGTLLQPGPDGGRKASPRSHRSDGEFSPRSHYSDSDEAS